From Paenarthrobacter sp. A20:
GCGCAAGGCGAATGGCGCCGTCGAGCCTCACAACATCACCATGTGGTGCCTCGGGAACGAGATGGACGGCTTCTGGCAGATCGGCCACAAGAAGGCCGGCGAGTACGCGCGGGTTGCCGCCGAAACGGCGCGGGCAATGCGCATGGTCAACCCGGACCTGGAACTGGTGGCTTGTGGAAGTTCGGGGCCAACCATGCCAACGTTCGGCGAATGGGAGCGCGTGGTCCTCAACGAGACATACGAGTTGGTGGACCTGATCTCGGCGCACCAGTACTTTGAGGACTTCGGGGATTTGCAGGAGCACCTGTCAGCCGGGCACCGGATGGAGGCGTTCATCAAGGACCTGGTCTCGCACATCGACCATGTGAAGTCGGCCAACAAGTCCGGGAAGCAGGTCAATATCTCGTTCGATGAGTGGAACGTCTGGCACATGTCCCGCGACGAGTCCAAGGTGCCCACAGGCGACGACTGGCCCGTGGCGCCAGTGCTCCTCGAGGACCGCTACACGGTTGCCGACGCCGTGGTGGTGGGAGACCTTCTCATCACGCTGCTGCGCAACACGGACCGCGTCCACTCCGCGAGCCTGGCTCAGCTGGTCAACGTGATCGCACCCATCATGACCGAGCCGGGTGGCCGGGCCTGGAAGCAGACCACGTTCCACCCGTTTGCGCTCACTTCGCAGAATGCATCTGGCACGGTGTTGAACCTCGCCGTCGAATCCCCGCTGCTGGAGACCGAAAAGACGGCGGGCTTCACCGCCCTGTCAGCCGTGGCGACCTATGATGCAGAAGCCAAAGAGGCCGTGGTGTTCGCCGTGAACCGCTCGGCGTCGGACCCGCTGACGCTGGATGCCGCCGTCGGAAGCCTCAACGCAAGCAAAGTCATTGAGGCCGTCACCTACTCGAACAAGGACCCTTACTGGCAGGCCACTGCCGACGATTCGACGTCGGTCCTGCCGTCCGAAAACGTCAGTGTAAAGCTCGACGGCGGCCGCCTCACCGCCGGGCTTCCGGCCGTGAGCTGGACCATGATCCGGTTGTCGCTTGAGGACCAGGTCAACTGAAAACTAGGCGATCTGCTGCGTGCCGTCGTGGAACATGGGGTACGCGGAGATCGGTGTGACCGTAGCTGACGGAGTTGGTTCCGGTGCCCGCGATGCGGGTGCCGGAGCCGGCTCGTCAACGGTGACGATTTCCATGGACTCCATGTCCAGGAGCCGCCTGCTCCCGGTGTCGTCCGTGAGCCAGAAAAGGTCGGTGCCAGCAACGGTTTTGACCACGGTGCCCCGGTGATAGAGGCGGCCGTTATGCCAAGCCTCCACATGATCGCCCGCGCTCAGGGCGTGCGGCTCGTCTTTGCTCCCCGGCATGGTGCCGAATGCTTGGGCCAGGCTCGCCTGCATTTTCAGCGCCTGGAAAAGATCCCTGTTTGCAATACTCATGTCTGCTCCTCCCAGCTGTCGCCGTCCTTGCCCTCAGCTTTGCGCATGTATGTTGCGGGCGCGTTGCAAGGGGATGAGCGATGTGTGACGGCTGCAGGGGCTTGAGTGACGGCCCGACTGCCGCCCCATCTGCAACGATGTATGCCAACAGTTCAAAAGGAGCACATTGATGGCCGTCACCATGAACGACGTCGCACGGGTTGCCGGGGTCTCGTTGAAGACGGTGTCCAACGTGATCAACAACTACGAGTTCATCCGGCCAACCACCAAACAGCGCGTCCTCGATGCCATCGATGAGCTCGGCTACGAAACCAACCTGACGGCCCGCAGCCTCCGCTCAGGCAAGACCAGCATGCTCGGATTGGTCCTGGCAGACCTTTCCATCCCGTATTACGCCGAGTTGGCGTCGGACATCATGAAAGTGGCGTGGGCCCGGGGATACCGCGTTCTTGTGGAACAGTCCGGTAACGAGCCTGACCACGAGAAGGCCGCGCTCCAAGGCCAATTCCGCACCCTCACTGACGGTCTCCTTTTCATTCCACTCGCCCTCAACGTCGAGCAGATTATCCAGGCCGCAGGTAAGAAACCGCTGGTACTCCTTGGCGAGTACGTGCAGGATCCGCGCCTGGACATGGTCCTTATCCAAAACCACAGAGCCGCCGCCGCCGTCACCACGCACCTGCTGGCGGGTGGCCGCCGTCGTATAGCTGTTGTGGGTGCGCACGACGGCGACACCACCGGCAGCGGTGGCCTGCGCCTTGAGGGGTACAAAGCTGCGCTCGCTGACGCCGGCGTGGAGTATGACCCCGCCTTGGTGGTTCCGTGCGATTGGCGGCGCGACGGCGGTGCTGATGCCATTGCAAGGTTGCTGGACAGCGGCGTGGAGTTCGATGCTGTTTTCGGGCTCAACGATGCACTTGCCCTCGGAGCACTTCACGAACTCCTGGTCCGCGGCAAGAAGGTGCCGCAGCAGGTTGCCGTTGCGGGCTTCGATGACATCGACGAGGCACGGTTTGCCTCGCCGTCGCTGACCACGGTGGCGCCGGGGCGTGCGGAAATTGCGGAGCGCGCCGTCGAACTCCTCATCAACCGGATTGAAAGCAAAACCGCAGCAGCCAAGG
This genomic window contains:
- a CDS encoding LacI family DNA-binding transcriptional regulator, encoding MAVTMNDVARVAGVSLKTVSNVINNYEFIRPTTKQRVLDAIDELGYETNLTARSLRSGKTSMLGLVLADLSIPYYAELASDIMKVAWARGYRVLVEQSGNEPDHEKAALQGQFRTLTDGLLFIPLALNVEQIIQAAGKKPLVLLGEYVQDPRLDMVLIQNHRAAAAVTTHLLAGGRRRIAVVGAHDGDTTGSGGLRLEGYKAALADAGVEYDPALVVPCDWRRDGGADAIARLLDSGVEFDAVFGLNDALALGALHELLVRGKKVPQQVAVAGFDDIDEARFASPSLTTVAPGRAEIAERAVELLINRIESKTAAAKVQQPEAAFELRVRQSAP
- a CDS encoding alpha-N-arabinofuranosidase, giving the protein MGNQDKPTAKITIDPAFVVGPVRRKTFGAFVEHLGRCVYTGIFEPEHPKADDDGFRTDVLDLTKELGVSTVRYPGGNFVSGYRWEDGVGPKEDRPTRLDLAWHSSDPNLVGVDEFAKWSEKAGVEPMMAVNLGTRGPQEALDLLEYSTIKGGTALSEQRKANGAVEPHNITMWCLGNEMDGFWQIGHKKAGEYARVAAETARAMRMVNPDLELVACGSSGPTMPTFGEWERVVLNETYELVDLISAHQYFEDFGDLQEHLSAGHRMEAFIKDLVSHIDHVKSANKSGKQVNISFDEWNVWHMSRDESKVPTGDDWPVAPVLLEDRYTVADAVVVGDLLITLLRNTDRVHSASLAQLVNVIAPIMTEPGGRAWKQTTFHPFALTSQNASGTVLNLAVESPLLETEKTAGFTALSAVATYDAEAKEAVVFAVNRSASDPLTLDAAVGSLNASKVIEAVTYSNKDPYWQATADDSTSVLPSENVSVKLDGGRLTAGLPAVSWTMIRLSLEDQVN